The sequence below is a genomic window from Borreliella valaisiana VS116.
CACATGGGGGTGAATTTTGGGACTGAAATATACTATCAACTTAATTTTTCTAAAAAAGAGTGTCATACAAAGATAAATAAATACTTTCAAGAAAAAAAACACGCTAGATTTACATCTAGGGTTAATAACCACCTTAAAGATAAATTTACTAAAAAGGGTAGTGTAGAGTTGGGGGGGTGTTTAAGTAATAAAAATAATAATATAAAAGAAGAAAAAGAAAGAAAAAAGAAGATAGAAAAATTTCAAATAATAAAATATGCCAATAAATGTAAATTTTACTGTAAAGAATTTCTTCCTATTGTTTTAAATTTAGATATTAGTAAAAATGAGAAAATTAAAATACTTAAAACTGTAAAAAGAATTGAGATTAAACTAATAAAAGGTAAAAATATAAATCTAAATAAATCTTGCTTTAAAGAAAAACAAAACAAATTAAAAGAAATTCTAGAAAATACCAAAAAACAATTAGAAAAAAAAGGATACAATGCCAAACAATTAAAAATAAATTTCCAAAAAACATATGAAAATTACAAAAATAAGCCGCATTTTATTATTGAATATCATAAATACAATGATTTAAGTACTATAAAACGTAAATTAGAAAAATCAATTGAATTGAAAAAAGAAAATCCACAAAAAGATTATGAGAATATAAAAACAAACATTTATAATATTCTCATTGAACAACTAAAAGAAAAGGCAAATATTGAATTTCTAAAGCCAATTGTAAAAACTTATCTGAATAACAAAAATAAAATAGAATACAAAAAAGTATTTGGCACATATTATTATGAATTATTAGAGCTAATAAAAGATCAAAAAAGTTTATTTAATTTAAAGGAATTGGACAGAAAAGCTATATAAGGATTAAATATGGAGAATTTATTGAAAACTACAAAAACAGAAGAACGGAAATTTGACTTTCATAAAACAAGTATTTTTATAATGAAAGAAAAAAAAAATGATAGAAATATTTATCATACAAAAATACTAAAGGAAATTCATAAAGTAGTAAGTGATAAAAAACAAAGATGTATAGTTCTTTTTAAAGACTTATTCAATGAATCAAAAATTCAAAATCTTTATCTATATCCTATACAAGAAGGGGATAAATTTTTGGGGATTTTTTATGGTTATAAAAAACCAATAAAAAATATTCTTGTACAGTATAAATTAGACGGGGTTAAAAAAGCATATACATTTTCAAAAGCATATTACATAGAATTTAGATTTAAAACCGGCAGTGTTTTTTGCTATATAAAGGATATAAGGCGTCTATTAAAAAAAGAAAAGATAGATACGCAGTATAATAAAGCACTTGTTGAAAGATTTTTAAATTTAGAAAAACATGTATACGAATTTTACAATAAAAAATATTCTAGTGAAGGGCTAATTATAAAATGGATTTTAAAAAATCTAAAATAATAACAATAGCCAATATCAAGGGCGGTGTTGGCAAAAGTACAAGTTCAATAATATTTTCAATCTTGCTAGCCCAAAAATATAAGGTACTTTTAATAGATATGGATACTCAAGCATCTATTACTAGTTATTTTAATAAAAAAATAATAGAGAATAAATTTGATTTACTTAAGAAGAATATATATGGGGTTTTAAAATCAAATTATTTAATAAATGATTCAATCATCAATGTAAATAATAGGCTTGATTTATTGCCAAGCTATTTAAGTTTACACGAGTTTAGTGAAGAGATTTTACCTTATAAAACACATAGATTAAAAAATAGCCTCAAATATTTAAAATTTAATTATGATTATATAATAATTGATACCAATCCCCATTTAGATTCTACATTATCCAATGCTTTAGTTATTAGCGAACATATTATGGTGCCAATGGCTGCAGAAAAGTGGGCTATTGAA
It includes:
- a CDS encoding plasmid maintenance protein, coding for MKNLSNVNKTSKKTPCYNKLQHKLIVLISTLKYINTKYQKYTQKNILYYFNENLKRNGQTTTTLRTMQKYLYKLQKEIKVTTNYYKHMGVNFGTEIYYQLNFSKKECHTKINKYFQEKKHARFTSRVNNHLKDKFTKKGSVELGGCLSNKNNNIKEEKERKKKIEKFQIIKYANKCKFYCKEFLPIVLNLDISKNEKIKILKTVKRIEIKLIKGKNINLNKSCFKEKQNKLKEILENTKKQLEKKGYNAKQLKINFQKTYENYKNKPHFIIEYHKYNDLSTIKRKLEKSIELKKENPQKDYENIKTNIYNILIEQLKEKANIEFLKPIVKTYLNNKNKIEYKKVFGTYYYELLELIKDQKSLFNLKELDRKAI
- a CDS encoding DUF226 domain-containing protein, translating into MENLLKTTKTEERKFDFHKTSIFIMKEKKNDRNIYHTKILKEIHKVVSDKKQRCIVLFKDLFNESKIQNLYLYPIQEGDKFLGIFYGYKKPIKNILVQYKLDGVKKAYTFSKAYYIEFRFKTGSVFCYIKDIRRLLKKEKIDTQYNKALVERFLNLEKHVYEFYNKKYSSEGLIIKWILKNLK
- a CDS encoding ParA family protein, yielding MDFKKSKIITIANIKGGVGKSTSSIIFSILLAQKYKVLLIDMDTQASITSYFNKKIIENKFDLLKKNIYGVLKSNYLINDSIINVNNRLDLLPSYLSLHEFSEEILPYKTHRLKNSLKYLKFNYDYIIIDTNPHLDSTLSNALVISEHIMVPMAAEKWAIESLQLLEFFINKLKLNLKIFLFATKFKKNKTHKDLLAILQKNSRFLGIISEREDLNRRIAKNDDFDLDRDYIKEYVNILKHFNAKTRN